In the genome of Pediococcus claussenii ATCC BAA-344, one region contains:
- a CDS encoding alpha/beta hydrolase has translation MDQIQFPINMAKRKRFLEGILIHDVSCKRLEARRSDLKYSNIPTLFIHGSMGGALSFNNMLKRLNAKFAGEKVLLVIVTFTGKLRFIGDWDARLDNNPLIQVIFERNIGVSYKREAEWINQILHVLKFKFGVEKYNAVAHSWGSGSLVYMGFANGQDKDVPEINKFVLLAAPINNALHKWNHLNPDGSSQKGDSSFKFMEINRKYFPETAQILNVYSNRKNRKTDGSVPNVSSQSLAYLVRDTVKEYREALVEDLSHFEMHENERIDDMIIDFLWRNK, from the coding sequence ATGGATCAAATACAATTTCCAATTAATATGGCAAAGCGAAAAAGGTTTTTAGAAGGAATTTTAATTCATGATGTATCATGTAAACGATTGGAAGCACGTCGAAGTGATTTGAAATATTCAAATATTCCAACCTTGTTTATTCATGGCTCGATGGGTGGGGCACTTTCCTTTAATAACATGCTAAAACGGCTTAATGCAAAGTTTGCGGGAGAAAAAGTATTACTGGTAATTGTAACTTTTACCGGTAAATTACGATTTATTGGTGATTGGGATGCGAGGTTAGATAACAATCCTCTTATTCAAGTGATTTTTGAACGGAATATAGGTGTCTCTTATAAGAGGGAGGCCGAATGGATAAATCAGATACTACATGTTTTGAAGTTCAAATTTGGAGTAGAAAAGTATAATGCTGTTGCCCATTCATGGGGAAGCGGTTCGCTGGTTTACATGGGGTTTGCAAATGGACAGGATAAGGATGTTCCCGAGATTAATAAGTTTGTATTACTTGCAGCACCAATTAATAACGCATTACATAAATGGAACCACTTAAATCCTGATGGAAGTTCACAAAAGGGTGATAGTTCTTTTAAATTTATGGAGATTAATCGAAAGTATTTTCCCGAGACTGCGCAAATTTTAAATGTTTATAGTAATAGGAAAAACAGAAAAACAGATGGCAGTGTGCCTAATGTTTCGTCGCAATCATTAGCATATTTGGTGCGCGATACGGTAAAGGAATATCGTGAAGCCTTAGTGGAAGATTTATCTCATTTTGAGATGCATGAAAATGAACGGATTGATGATATGATAATTGATTTTTTGTGGAGAAATAAATAA
- a CDS encoding GNAT family N-acetyltransferase — MTTSYLRKATKADLPAILAIIGEAKEYLKEQGIDQWQAGYPTNDDIEKDIDNKISYVLMVDGKIAATAALWPGQDINYKNMVEGSWRGNPEDQYTSIHRIAMSSKFRGQRLSEKMISGLLTISTETGFNEVRVDTHPENIAMQKVILNNGFEYRGIIDFEDPNESTTTRYAYQLYLD; from the coding sequence ATGACAACATCATATTTGCGCAAGGCTACTAAGGCTGATTTACCAGCAATTTTAGCTATTATTGGTGAAGCCAAAGAATATCTTAAGGAACAGGGAATTGATCAGTGGCAGGCCGGCTATCCAACCAACGATGATATCGAAAAAGATATTGACAACAAAATCAGTTACGTCTTAATGGTCGATGGTAAAATAGCTGCTACAGCTGCCTTATGGCCTGGACAGGATATCAACTATAAAAATATGGTAGAAGGAAGTTGGCGTGGTAATCCTGAGGACCAGTATACTTCAATTCACAGAATTGCGATGTCTTCCAAGTTTCGAGGTCAGCGGTTGTCTGAGAAAATGATTTCTGGGCTACTAACAATTTCCACTGAAACTGGATTTAATGAAGTTCGCGTGGATACTCATCCAGAAAATATTGCTATGCAAAAAGTTATCTTAAACAATGGTTTTGAATATCGAGGTATTATCGACTTTGAAGACCCAAACGAATCTACTACGACTCGTTACGCCTACCAGCTATATTTGGATTAA